TGAACTATTGGATTAAATATTAAAAACATCCAAATATTAAAAAAAATAAATAGAACCCATTTATTATAGTTTTTAAAATATTGAATAAACAAATATATATAAAAAACAGCAAATATAGAGAACCAAAAACCAATAGAAAAGATATATTTTGGATACATAGCAATAACAATTAAAAATGTATAAAATAGAGTCATATATGAAAGAATTTTTATGTTACTTCTAAGAAGATAAATTCCCAAGCAATACATTACAAAAGCCCTTAATAACGAGGGAACAATATCAGTTAAAATCAAATAATAAAACAAAATAGCTAAGGTTATTAGTAAAATATCAAACCTTCTGTTCCTATATGGAAAATATATATTTTGAAAAAAACTATAAGGAAAATATAAAAGCCAATAAATTACAAAAGATAAAACAACTAAATGAAACCCTGAAAGTGCTACAACATGAGTTATTGCATAGTTTGTAAAGACCATTATTAACTCTTTTGAGGTTGGAACTGCTAAAAAAAGAGCATTAAATAGTTCAACTATTTTTTCATCTTTATGATTTTTCTCTACATTTTTTATAATTCTATCTTTTATAGTTTCAGATTTATCTAACTTATCAAAATAGATAGTTCTTGTGTAAAAACCTTTTAAATATTGTAAAAAACTTATATTTTTTGAAAGAATTAGAATATTTAGTAAATCATATCTCTTTATTTCATCTTCAACATTTTTTGGCATATTTATAAAAAACTCAAAATTTGAAGCTTTCAATTTAAAAATATCTCCACTTTGTTTTTTATAGATATTTAAAACTTCAACTTCTGTTTCAAAAACATCTTCTGCTTTAAAGTCTAAAAATCTACTATATTCAATAGAGATATTAAGAAGGAATAAAAAAATTAACAAAAATATAACTTGTAATTGCCTTGATTTTAAAATATAAATAATCATAGACATTATTATATACTTATTTTAAGAGCTTAATATCTATTTCTTTTTTAATTTAGAATTATTTTTACACAAATTTTATATAATATTTTTAAAAGGATTTTTATGAAAAATTTTACAAAGCAATTATTATTAGTCATTTCACTTTTATTTACAATCTTTTTTCTATCTGCTTGTACTCCTAAAATCACGATAAAAGCTTTAGAACCATCAAAAATAGCTTCTCAAAAAATAAACTTAGTAGCAATATCAAATATAAAAAATGATGACTTAAACCAAACAACTAGCATTGCAAATGCTCTATCAAATAAAATTATAGATAATAAAAATGTTTTTACTATTCAAAATAATCCAATAGGTGTTGATGCTATTATAAATGGGGAAGTTTTAAATTCAAATGCTACTTATAATAGATACTATCACGAGGAGATAGATTTTTCAAGATGTAGATATTTTAGATATGATGAACAAACAAAAACAAAATATTGCTTACAATATG
The Aliarcobacter faecis genome window above contains:
- a CDS encoding ComEC/Rec2 family competence protein, which encodes MLIFLFLLNISIEYSRFLDFKAEDVFETEVEVLNIYKKQSGDIFKLKASNFEFFINMPKNVEDEIKRYDLLNILILSKNISFLQYLKGFYTRTIYFDKLDKSETIKDRIIKNVEKNHKDEKIVELFNALFLAVPTSKELIMVFTNYAITHVVALSGFHLVVLSFVIYWLLYFPYSFFQNIYFPYRNRRFDILLITLAILFYYLILTDIVPSLLRAFVMYCLGIYLLRSNIKILSYMTLFYTFLIVIAMYPKYIFSIGFWFSIFAVFYIYLFIQYFKNYNKWVLFIFFNIWMFLIFNPIVHYYFPQTSFEQFYSIPITIFFNIFYPFEILAHIFEVSHYFDEYIKIFLEHKFHVYEVFTPLYFYILYILVSFFSIFSKKAFWLLNILMIGFNIYMYLWF